In Mercurialis annua linkage group LG6, ddMerAnnu1.2, whole genome shotgun sequence, the following are encoded in one genomic region:
- the LOC126687195 gene encoding ureide permease 1-like, producing MYLVESKGGAILCMLISLVFLGTWPAVITLLERRGRLPQHTYLDYSITNLLAAVIIALTFGEIGKDTPQSPNFLSQLSSIHENWPSILFAMAGGIVLSIGNLSTQYAFAFVGLSVVEVITSSLIVVIGTSLNYFLDDKINRAEILFPGVACFLIAVCLGSAVHSSNAADNKAKLLNLDTGVSKTNEEFPSNESDVDPENRNALTDNPKPGTAAFLIQLENKRAIKVFGKSTLIGLGITFFAGLSFSFFSPAINLATNDQWHTLERGVPKLVVYTAFFWFSVSCFVLAVILNIIFLYRPLLNLPRSSLRAYVNDWNGRGWAFLAGFLCGFGNGLQFMGGQAAGYAAADAVQALPLVSTFWGIVIFKEFRKSSRKTYVLLISMLLMFVIAVGVLMASSGHRK from the exons ATGTATCTGGTAGAAAGCAAAGGTGGAGCCATACTATGCATGCTAATCTCTCTAGTTTTCTTGGGGACATGGCCTGCTGTAATCACTCTGCTAGAACGACGAGGCCGTCTTCCTCAGCATACATATCTTGATTACTCTATCACCAATCTCTTGGCTGCTGTAATTATAGCCTTAACTTTCGGCGAGATTGGTAAGGACACGCCTCAATCGCCGAATTTTCTATCCCAATTATCTTCG ATACATGAGAATTGGCCTTCGATTCTGTTCGCAATGGCGGGCGGAATAGTCCTCAGCATCGGAAATCTGTCGACGCAGTATGCTTTTGCTTTTGTGGGGTTGTCTGTGGTGGAAGTCATTACTTCCAGCTTAATTGTTGTTATAG GAACAAGTTTGAATTACTTCTTGGATGACAAAATAAATAGGGCTGAGATTCTTTTTCCTGGAGTTGCTTGCTTCTTGATAGCTGTTTGTCTTGGTTCAGCTGTTCATTCATCTAATGCAGCTGATAATAAAGCTAAGCTTCTCAATTT GGACACAGGTGTTTCCAAAACCAATGAAGAATTTCCAAGCAATG AATCAGACGTCGATCCCGAGAATAGAAATGCTCTTACAGATAACCCAAAACCTGGAACTGCAGCTTTTCTCATACAACTTGAGAACAAAAGAGCCATCAAG GTGTTTGGGAAGAGCACTCTGATTGGACTGGGTATAACATTCTTTGCTGGTTTAAGTTTCTCATTCTTCTCACCAGCTATCAACTTAGCAACAAATGATCAGTGGCACACATTAGAGAGAGGGGTTCCTAAATTGGTTGTCTACACTGCATTTTTCTGGTTCTCAGTCTCCTGTTTCGTGCTTGCCGTcattttaaatatcattttccTTTACCGGCCGCTGCTGAACCTACCTAGATCGTCATTGAGGGCTTATGTTAATGACTGGAATGGCAGAGGCTGGGCGTTCTTGGCTGGATTCTTATGTGGCTTTGGTAACGGTCTGCAATTTATGGGTGGTCAAGCTGCAGGTTATGCAGCAGCCGACGCTGTTCAG GCACTCCCACTAGTGAGCACATTCTGGGGAATAGTAATCTTTAAAGAATTCAGGAAATCATCAAGAAAAACATATGTTTTGCTGATAAGTATGTTGTTGATGTTTGTCATTGCTGTCGGGGTGCTTATGGCATCTTCTGGACACCGGAAATGA
- the LOC126687194 gene encoding protein root UVB sensitive 3 encodes MEKEGEKDKEKMVIIEEWNGSSSTKTATITSSHSHSVSVKRSGNRFDHVWSRILQAFVPEGFPSSVTPDYYPFQVWDSLQGLSTYIRTMLSTQALLSAIGVGEKSATVIGATFQWFLRDLTGMLGGILFTFYQGSNLDSNAKMWRLVADLTNDLGMLMDLVSPLFPSAFIFVVCLGSLSRSFTGVASGATRAALTQHFALQSNAADISAKEGSQETVATMTGMALGMLLARVTIGHSLAIWFSFLSLTIFHMYANYRAVRCLVLTSLNMQRSSMLLQHFMKTGQVLSPEQVSGMEHILPRWTTFWRSTNFKLLHTRIHLGVRVSSLDDQEMMELLHSARSHRKAKYLLVERKGIVSILMHTNSTSSDVLQSFFHALAIANLMEENGPVYLESQSWMDKHYGVFLQKLNSSGWKTERLLSQSIIWRANWIFEPSDDKID; translated from the exons ATGGAAAAAGAAGGTGAAAAGGATAAGGAGAAAATGGTAATTATAGAAGAATGGAACGGGTCATCGTCAACGAAAACCGCCACTATTACTTCTTCCCATTCTCATTCCGTCTCCGTTAAAAGATCCGGCAACCGTTTTGATCATGTTTGGAGTCGCATTCTTCAAGCTTTTGTACCTGAG GGATTTCCAAGCAGTGTGACTCCTGATTATTATCCTTTTCAAGTATGGGATTCTTTGCag GGGCTTTCTACTTACATCAGGACCATGCTTTCTACCCAA GCTCTCTTGAGTGCAATTGGGGTCGGGGAGAAATCAGCAACTGTAATTGGTGCCACATTTCAG TGGTTTTTGAGGGACTTAACTGGAATGCTTGGAGGCATTTTATTCACCTTTTACCag GGCTCAAATCTCGATAGCAATGCCAAAATGTGGCGTTTGGTTGCGGATCTTACGAATGATCTCG GAATGTTGATGGATCTCGTGTCTCCTTTGTTTCCCTCAGCATTTATCTTTGTAGTTTGCTTAGGAAGCTTATCAAGATCATTTA CTGGTGTTGCCAGTGGTGCAACTAGAGCTGCGTTAACGCAGCATTTTGCCCTCCAGAGTAATGCAGCAGATATATCTGCAAAG GAAGGAAGTCAAGAAACAGTGGCAACAATGACTGGCATGGCACTTGGAATGCTTCTTGCTCGTGTAACTATTGGACATTCTTTGGCTATCTGGTTTTCGTTCCTCTCTCTCACTATCTTCCATATGTATG CAAACTATAGGGCTGTTCGGTGCCTTGTGCTTACATCTTTAAATATGCAAAGGAGCTCAATGCTTTTGCAGCATTTCATGAAGACAGGCCAAG TTCTTTCCCCTGAACAGGTCTCTGGGATGGAACATATTTTACCCAGATGGACCACTTTTTGGAGATCAACGAACTTTAAGTTGCTGCATACACGGATACACTTAGGTGTGAGAGTTTCTTCACTTGATGACCAGGAAAT GATGGAGCTATTGCATTCAGCCCGATCTCACAGGAAAG CAAAGTATCTGCTAGTGGAGAGGAAGGGAATTGTTAGCATTTTGATGCACACAAATTCTACATCGTCTGACGTCCTGCAATCATTTTTTCATGCTCTGGCTATAGCAAATCTTATGGAAGAAAATGGTCCGGTGTATCTGGAGAGCCAATCATGGATGGATAAACATTACGGAGTTTTTCTTCAAAAG TTAAACTCATCTGGTTGGAAAACAGAACGCCTGCTTTCCCAGTCAATCATTTGGAGGGCAAACTGGATATTTGAACCTTCAGATGATAAGATCGACTAG
- the LOC126687075 gene encoding wall-associated receptor kinase-like 1 translates to MLSPSTAWIFFYIPLILSFLFSGSIAVHPISLSGTCHDTCGTIPVKFPFGTGFGCGHPEFARYVRCNSGTLEFSTATGLYDISSIDYPSNTLTVEDPLMSTCSSMQNSGSFSLDRASPFTLTRDNIFVLLGCSTTSPVFDPKEDLCSTGSVTRVCRGLYSCKGVSGIGLPQNAPDSSCCVYESPIQLAGYTLDLPKLQCSSYTSIYSFGGSQGDPMKWKFGISLQYNGSYYSNICKDCETSGGLCGFAGLDQSFACICRNGKNTSTSCFAQGYAWSGTWGSKIQTKFSFAGIFLVWVVLSI, encoded by the exons ATGTTATCTCCTTCAACTGCATGGATCTTCTTCTACATTCCACTCATCCTCTCCTTCCTATTCTCTGGTTCTATTGCTGTCCATCCTATCTCACTCAGTGGAACCTGCCATGACACTTGTGGCACAATCCCTGTGAAGTTCCCTTTCGGTACTGGCTTCGGATGTGGTCACCCTGAGTTTGCTAGATATGTTAGATGTAATTCCGGCACACTAGAATTCTCAACTGCCACTGGCTTATACGATATCTCCTCCATTGATTATCCAAGCAATACGCTAACTGTAGAGGATCCTCTCATGTCAACTTGCAGTTCAATGCAGAACTCGGGAAGCTTTAGCTTGGATCGAGCTAGTCCTTTCACTTTAACAAGAGACAATATCTTTGTTCTGCTGGGATGCTCTACCACATCTCCTGTATTTGATCCAAAAGAAGATCTATGTAGTACTGGGTCAGTTACTCGTGTTTGTCGAGGATTGTATTCGTGCAAGGGAGTCTCGGGCATTGGGTTACCGCAGAATGCACCAGATTCTAGTTGCTGCGTTTACGAATCACCTATTCAACTTGCAGGCTACACACTGGATCTTCCCAAGCTACAATGCTCTTCATATACGTCAATATACAGTTTTGGGGGCAGTCAAGGAGATCCGATGAAATGGAAATTTGGGATATCTCTGCAGTATAATGGCTCATATTACAGTAACATCTGCAAAGATTGCGAAACGAGTGGGGGGTTGTGCGGCTTTGCAGGTTTAGATCAGTCGTTTGCTTGCATATGCAGAAATGGGAAGAATACCTCCACCAGCTGCTTTGCACAGG GGTATGCATGGAGCGGGACATGGGGGTCAAAAATTCAAACCAAGTTCAGTTTTGCAG GGATTTTCCTTGTATGGGTGGTTCTTTCTATTTGA
- the LOC126687073 gene encoding pentatricopeptide repeat-containing protein At1g69290 — MWRRKAITFLPKTPTFSSSSSPSQPSALYSFLEPTIFALKKQTPTTFSAPKPTPPTLTLHHITTLESNIHNSILTNDTDQAWKSFKSLTSNPSSYFPSKSLTNSVITHLCSCQDTHNLKRAFASVVFLIEKNPQVLEFETVRILFEAMKSGNVSAPAFALVKCMFKNRFFMPFDMWGGLVGDICRMNGKFVAFLNVFEESYRISVDEKLGFMKPDLGACNLALESCCKEIESVSDADRVLEIMSVLGVKPDELSFGFLAYLYALKGLREKIIELKDLMNGFGVSNKILFFNSLVSGYVKAGNLESVLEATLCSLREENGRNCDFDEGTYCEVVKGFLKDGNLKGLANFIVEAQKVEAESVEIDKSIGFGVINACVKLGFSDKAHSIVDEMDAKGGSVGLGVYVPILKAYCKESRTAEATQLVMDISNSGLQLDAGSYDALIDASMTSQDFQSAFTLFREMRESRTPDLKGSYLTIMTGLMENHRPELMAAFLDEVVEDPRIEVKTHDWNSIIHAFCKAGRMEDAKRTFRRMFFLKFEPNDQTYLSLINGYVTAEKYFSVLMLWNEVKRKVSNDKEKGLKFDQNIVDAFLYALVKGGFFDAVMQVVEKSQEMKIFVDKWRYKQAFMETHKKLKVTKLRKRSFRKMESLIAFKNWAGLNA, encoded by the coding sequence ATGTGGAGAAGAAAAGCTATAACCTTTCTTCCAAAGACGCCAACTTTCTCCTCATCATCCTCTCCTTCACAGCCCTCTGCTCTATACTCCTTCCTCGAACCCACCATTTTCGCCCTCAAAAAACAAACCCCAACCACTTTCTCAGCACCAAAGCCAACTCCACCCACCTTAACCCTACACCACATCACCACTCTAGAGTCCAACATCCATAATTCCATCCTCACCAATGACACAGACCAAGCCTGGAAGTCTTTCAAGTCCCTCACTTCCAACCCATCTTCTTATTTCCCTTCCAAGTCCCTCACTAACTCGGTCATCACCCATCTCTGCTCTTGTCAGGATACACACAATCTCAAGAGAGcttttgcttctgttgtgttttTGATAGAGAAAAACCCACAAGTTTTGGAGTTTGAAACTGTGAGGATACTGTTTGAAGCAATGAAATCTGGTAATGTTTCTGCTCCTGCTTTTGCTTTGGTTAAGTGTATGTTCAAGAACAGGTTTTTTATGCCTTTTGATATGTGGGGTGGTTTGGTTGGTGATATTTGTAGAATGAATGGAAAGTTTGTTGCttttttgaatgtttttgaGGAAAGTTATAGGATTTCTGTTGATGAGAAGTTGGGGTTTATGAAACCTGATTTGGGTGCTTGTAATTTGGCTTTGGAGTCTTGTTGTAAGGAGATTGAGTCTGTTAGTGACGCTGATCGTGTTCTTGAGATTATGTCTGTTTTGGGTGTCAAGCCTGATGAATTGAGTTTCGGGTTTCTTGCTTATTTGTATGCATTGAAAGGGCTTCGAGAGAAGATAATTGAGTTGAAGGATTTGATGAATGGATTCGGGGTTTcgaataaaatattgttttttaatagtttggttAGTGGTTATGTGAAGGCAGGGAATTTGGAGTCTGTTTTAGAAGCTACTTTATGTTCTTTGAGGGAAGAAAATGGGAGGAATTGTGATTTTGATGAAGGAACTTATTGTGAAGTGGTTAAAGGATTTCTCAAAGATGGAAATCTCAAGGGCTTAGCAAATTTTATTGTTGAAGCTCAAAAGGTTGAGGCAGAATCTGTTgaaattgataaatcaattgGCTTTGGTGTGATTAATGCCTGTGTTAAGCTTGGTTTTTCTGATAAGGCGCACAGCATTGTTGATGAAATGGATGCTAAAGGTGGTTCTGTTGGGCTTGGTGTTTATGTGCCAATTTTGAAGGCGTATTGCAAGGAGAGTAGAACAGCTGAAGCTACGCAACTGGTCATGGATATTAGCAACTCAGGGCTTCAGCTAGATGCGGGAAGCTATGATGCTCTAATAGACGCGTCCATGACTAGCCAGGATTTTCAGTCGGCTTTTACTTTGTTTAGGGAAATGAGGGAGTCGAGAACTCCTGACTTGAAGGGGAGCTATTTAACAATAATGACAGGTTTGATGGAGAATCATCGACCTGAGTTAATGGCTGCATTTTTAGATGAAGTTGTTGAGGATCCTCGAATTGAAGTAAAAACTCATGACTGGAACTCAATTATTCATGCATTTTGTAAAGCGGGGAGGATGGAAGATGCGAAGAGGACTTTTAGAAGAATGTTTTTCCTGAAATTTGAACCAAATGATCAAACCTATTTGTCCTTAATTAATGGTTATGTCACTGCTGAGAAGTACTTTAGTGTTTTAATGCTCTGGAATGAGGTTAAGCGAAAGGTTTCTAATGATAAAGAGAAAGGACTTAAATTTGATCAAAATATAGTTGATGCTTTCTTGTATGCTTTGGTTAAAGGGGGTTTCTTTGATGCTGTGATGCAAGTTGTTGAGAAATCCCAAGAGATGAAGATTTTTGTGGATAAATGGAGGTACAAACAAGCATTCATGGAGACCCATAAGAAACTCAAAGTGACAAAGTTGAGAAAGAGGAGCTTCAGGAAAATGGAATCACTCATCGCTTTTAAGAATTGGGCTGGTCTAAATGCATGA